A genomic region of Carassius carassius chromosome 13, fCarCar2.1, whole genome shotgun sequence contains the following coding sequences:
- the LOC132156298 gene encoding uncharacterized protein LOC132156298, whose amino-acid sequence MSIHNEIKAIILRALPSLTEEIREHVITSLERSGVESIEDLVYVQQEDLKDVLPIIQQRKLLEAFKLETTKVTLDLQILPDESTDTSMSSLSSPQPCTSSSSSSSRASTPCTLSKASQSPNISSKWYENFEIPWDKMPVEVQSAIANSKRPAPDKRRQMIRILADEIRKCENNPTRNECLIICRNIVKHFPNSFADMTPSGVIIGSGCTSLLCQLKTRIENMNRAGTKNRLRTSKVPGQQHQRPSDSYGCTQFNPELPPEETYETLEQKRQQLETIYRQEGIRSGEKGEVINLMKTTFCLQRRHINQAPSPSIEDMRIQWPYLFTQRGIFIHFELLTDINVLRVLDLSIKECGQGIRKYLQTKSKNKDVQSIVTQDEDGELTLIQLLMAYFDEGIEGLILRADISATAADVESTLTIPASPRLILLFAGDEATIGGWMITIENHVICEGVDQSIITGLAAVFSTYYIFNLQYQEEASRTLEFVQRRFIGLNPERGTKASQVKVISKKTGKLVHKKTATVNVHVANLIKNLLDFEWGFVQ is encoded by the exons ATGTCAATCCATAACGAGATAAAGGCTATCATCCTCAGGGCTTTGCCCAGTCTGACTGAGGAGATTCGAGAACATGTCATCACTTCACTTGAACGCTCAGGTGTGGAATCTATAGAAGACCTCGTATATGTACAACAGGAAGATCTCAAAGATGTCCTGCCTATTATACAGCAAAGGAAACTTTTGGAGGCATTCAAACTTG AAACTACAAAAGTCACACTTGATCTCCAAATATTGCCAGATGAGTCAACAGATACAAGTATGTCTTCACTCTCCAGTCCACAGCCTTGCACATCTTCAAGCTCAAGCTCTTCACGAGCATCAACACCTTGTACTTTAAGCAAGGCAAGCCAATCACCCAACATATCCAGTAAGTGGTATGAAAATTTTGAGATTCCTTGGGATAAAATGCCTGTGGAAGTGCAGTCAGCTATTGCCAACAGCAAGCGCCCTGCTCCTGACAAGCGACGCCAGATGATACGTATCCTAGCTGATGAAATCAGGAAATGTGAGAATAACCCCACACGCAATGAATGTCTCATCATCTGCCGCAACATTGTTAAGCATTTCCCCAACAGTTTTGCAGATATGACACCAAGCGGTGTCATCATTGGTAGTGGATGTACTTCACTGCTTTGTCaattaaaaacaagaattgaGAACATGAACCGTGCAGGGACAAAGAACAGACTCCGAACTTCAAAAGTGCCTGGACAACAGCATCAGAGGCCAAGTGATTCTTATGGATGCACACAATTTAACCCTGAACTGCCACCAGAAGAAACATATGAAACACTGGAGCAGAAGAGGCAACAGTTGGAGACCATTTATAGACAAGAAGGTATTCGCAGTGGTGAGAAGGGGGAAGTGATTAACCTTATGAAAACAACATTCTGTCTTCAGCGTAGACACATAAATCAGGCTCCATCACCGTCCATCGAAGATATGAGAATCCAGTGGCCTTACCTTTTTACACAAAGAGGTATCTTCATTCACTTCGAGTTACTAACTGACATTAACGTGTTACGTGTCTTGGACCTATCCATTAAGGAATGTGGACAGGGAATCAGGAAGTACCTGCAGACCAAATCAAAGAACAAAGATGTGCAGTCTATCGTCACCCAGGATGAAGATGGAGAGTTGACTCTAATACAGCTGCTGATGGCCTACTTCGATGAAGGGATAGAGGGACTAATACTCCGTGCTGAt ATATCTGCCACGGCAGCAGATGTTGAGAGCACTCTGACCATCCCCGCCTCTCCACGACTGATACTGCTGT TTGCCGGTGATGAAGCCACAATTGGAGGATGGATGATCACCATCGAAAATCATGTAATCTGTGAAGGTGTCGACCAAAGCATCATCACAGGGCTAGCTGCAGTTTTCTCTACTTACTACATCTTTAATCTACAGTACCAAGAAGAAGCTTCAAGGACCCTGGAGTTTGTACAAAG GCGCTTCATTGGTTTGAATCCAGAGAGAGGGACAAAGGCCAGCCAGGTGAAGGTGATCTCCAAAAAGACGGGGAAACTTGTCCATAAAAAGACTGCAACTGTGAATGTCCACGTAGCCAACCTGATAAAAAATCTTTTGGACTTTGAGTGGGGTTTTGTGCAGTAA